Proteins from one Deinococcus terrestris genomic window:
- a CDS encoding helix-turn-helix domain-containing protein — MTASTALTHPNPPPASLHLGEGTLLDTATAAELLACSTRTVTNLITRGHLAAVRLGPGRTAYRITADALLAFVERHGHHDPELVADTPDADRLPPFTTERVALEVSRTPDGLRQVRLHRPPDQTERGD, encoded by the coding sequence ATGACCGCTTCCACCGCGCTCACCCACCCCAACCCCCCGCCCGCGTCCCTCCATCTCGGTGAAGGGACGCTCCTGGATACGGCGACCGCCGCGGAGCTGCTGGCCTGCTCCACGCGCACGGTGACCAACCTCATCACCCGCGGCCACCTCGCCGCCGTGCGCCTCGGTCCCGGTCGGACGGCCTACCGAATCACCGCCGACGCGCTCCTGGCCTTTGTGGAGCGCCACGGCCACCATGACCCGGAGCTGGTCGCCGACACGCCCGACGCCGACCGCCTCCCGCCGTTTACGACTGAGCGTGTGGCGCTGGAGGTATCCCGGACCCCGGACGGTCTCCGGCAAGTGCGCCTCCACCGGCCACCGGACCAGACTGAGCGGGGCGACTGA